In Ananas comosus cultivar F153 linkage group 14, ASM154086v1, whole genome shotgun sequence, the genomic stretch CCACATGTTAATTTGATGACCCTGTATCCCCCCACAAGTCAaatcagcttttttttttctttttttcttttttactaaaAGTCGAAATGATTTTTTGTGAACCAAGTTGTAAGATTTATAATTATGCATAGGGGTACAAAtagcattttttaaaaaaacaaaataattttgtgacctaacaagtattttttattgatttagttattagaaaaaaatatttttttccccctaaaaacttttttttttttacattttattaggaggtcttgtttttgtttttcgaaTCTTTTAtccgaaaaacaaaaattatgaaacaaaTGTTTTTTCATGAAAACTTGAACTTTTGTTTTTAATGAAAACTTAACATTTTCGCACAAATCCTAATCCTAAAAAGCTTTACTTGGCCATACAAAACTTAACATTCTagttaagttttattttatttggattgttttacaccgttaaacttaaaaacgtgttttaaaaagtattttttattgaatttagttattaaaaaaataatttttattctcctaaaaactttttttttttatatattattaggtggccttgtttttgttttttgaatcttttatccgaaaaaaaaaattatgaaacaaaTGTTTTTTCATGAAAACTTGAACTTTTGTTTTTAATGAAAACTTAACATTTTCGCACAAATCCTAATCCTAAAAAGCTTTACTTGGCCATACAAAACTTAACATCCTAGTTAAGTTTCGtttaatttggattgttttacgacattaaacttaaaaacgtgccataTTGactgttaaaatatttttgtgaccttttgatcacttagtaaatgatattaaaaaattatgaaatttgatttctaaatagtttcaatagtatagattataTCTAACGGAGCTTGTCGACGAATCAGATatcttatcatcgaaaataatttataaatacaaaaatttataagtatgaaAGTcatcgtactttcgaaagcataaaaTACGTACTCTATTtactatttggattttaggccaACTCAAATGTAAAGATATTtctatattacaaatttttactatttaaattttatgccAAACTATGTGTAaagaaacttatattttattatttttatttattaaattaagattctaactttttaaagtttttttttaactttttatctaGTAGTAAGGCTGACAATTGATATTCTGACTTATTGTTAGCAAACCGGCTCATGTTTGGCTCATTAATAAACAAGCCAATAAACGCAagctaattttttaacttaatattttaattagccaactcgtgttcgatttgtttaataaacaagcgaTCACGAATCCGCCCAGCTCGTTTGTGCTCGGCTTGTTGATAGCCTTactcgcatatatatatatatatatatatatatatatatacacaagcTAAAATAGAATACAACGCTtgtttcagaaaaaataaaagagaaaaaaacattTGGAAAGGCAACTGAAACTTATGACTAGTAAAATCTTAATTAATCAATCTATATTATTGAATAAATTATACAGATACCAAGTCAACTcatataaacttaaattttgcaGTTTTATGAAATTAAAGCATATCAAAAAATGGAAAGCCTTTTggaaaattaatttgttggcTCTTCTTTGCAAGTGATTTCTCAGGATGCAAAATAAAGTAACCTCAAAAGAATTTAAACTTGCAAAAAACTTCATATGTTTTACTCAAAAGATCTATTCTTTGGTATATGCCCTTCAAAAGTATAAAACGCAATAAATACCCTTCTATACATACACATGATATTTCTAACTtctcataaaaatttataataattttaaaattttcaaatggtgTAAAAACTAACTAACAAACCTTGAAAACTTCAATAATACTTGCTAGCGATCTCCATAAGGAGATCAAATAGCTCTTTAGGTTTTGATAACATGACCATATGATCGGCGCCTTCGATCTCCTGTACTTCGGCCCCTGGGCTTCGTTCGATCATCCATCGCTGGAACTCCTCGGTCATCGATTTGTCGTCCTTACACATGACGTAAACTCGGCTTACCAGCTCATAAGTACTCTTCTCCGCGGCTATCTCGTCGATCATCGCATCCTCGATAAACAGCCGACCAGGCCTCACTAGCATTGTGGCCAAAACAAAGTCCTAAAAATTTGTGTTTATTAAGAGAGAAAGAAGCTTTCTATATATAGAAGAGCAGCTTGTTGAATAGAACTAGATAAGATGTTCGATTCCAAATAAaacaatatctatatatatatttgaggcTTAGAAGCTAATTTCAGCATTTTAATTATTCTGTCGCATATGAAGGTTCATACTTTTATGTCAATCATATACATATTCCTTTAAAACGACTGCAACTAAAAGCAAAGATAGAAACTAAACCaaataagaaatttaaatatatatatatatatatatatatagtaataaaaattattgttaCCTCTGGTGGGCTGTGCTGATACAACTTATCAGACATGAAATGGGGGCCAAATGCAATTGAGCTCACAGGAATTTGATTGTGGTTGTGAGATATTGAAAACTTCGAGTCCATGTAGTACTTTTCCCATCCCTTCTTTCCAAACTAGCAATTGCCAACATTAcattacaaataaataaataaataaaaataaataatgttcaTTACATGCATGCATTGGTTTCACATGAAGTGTGTGGTGGTaggttccaaattcgaatcctagttgattcacatttctagctaagtttatttctaaatgaaataaacgaagcagataacaTGCTAgttttatattgaaaaaaaaaaaggattgtaTATGATAATATGACTACATATATGGTAATAATTAAttggttttaaatattttagataagtggGTTGAGCCCTATATATAAGACTATATATCCGTGAACAATTAATAGTTTGTTTTGTATCATCACACCATTAGCTTATCTATTCAGGGTGgtgatatatattaattgaccCCAATTTGTTGAAAATAGACAAGGTTCATtggatttaattaaattaatttagtaaaaaagaaataatgacTAGGTCCAAAAATCTATTTGATAgtaataattttgaatatatggtAGCATAATAATTCATTCATAAAATTCTAGCACGCATCACAATTCACAAAAGCTAAATCCCACTTTATTTCCCAACAAATTAATGCCTCAAACGTTCCCTTTCAGTTTGAGACAAAGTTGgggtaaaattaatattttgtcattgttgtttgtttgataaaatactaattaatgACTTTAGAATTatacttactttttttttttctgtgtttgttttattgaatttttttttcactattacATATAAGAGAGTgataaaattacaataaataatttttattttttttatctctttctctAATGTAGTTGACTTCGTCACTATCAGGGGGAAAATTAATTACAGCGTTTTACAAAAGTGGACTTACCAACAAGTTTATCTTACaacgaaccaaaaaaaaaaagaaaaaagaaaaaaagcgcGTTTACTGTTGAGAACAGCTTCATCTGTCGCCACTTTCGACAAAACAAACATGCAAGCCCTAGCGCGTGGGTACATTTTAGAGTAATTGTGTAGGCAGGGTGAAGTCATGAGTTATGACGTGTTATAAAagtgaacttttattttaggacaaattaaataaaaaaaatgtgcatTTATGATTGAAAATAGCTTTACGGACGAAACACACAAACTCCGGGATGATGCCGATGGGTGCCGCGTGGTCGCAATCCTCGCAAACggcaaagaaaaaagaaaaaaaaaatttctggaCTCTGTTTttcagaaagagagagagaaagggtaaAGGGGCGGTGGTGCTCCGTCCCCAAACAAGTTGTTTCAAGACGatgcccaccaaatttttgtcctTCTCCAGCGCATGGGTACCTTTCACAATAATTCTGTATTCAGGACGAAGTACTATGACGTGTTACAAAAACAAACCTACCAATAAGTCGCTCTTAAAAGtttctaactttttaatttactttttaaaaaaattaatattaaaaaataatttaaaacgtttcaagttatttcaaatatatatgtaaagttaaattctattagtaAACTATTAGAAGTAGCcattatctatataaaattattattttatcttttcaaatatatccttcaatCATACCAttatcaatttttcttatttaccctaaTAAAGTtagaatcaaaaaaatattttaattttttatcttttcaaatacttttttaccATCAccagatatttaactcacgtttaatctgAAATAACTTAACGGGTAGTAACTGCAGGGGCATTTTGAATAACAGAGAAATACGTATGagaagtatatttaaaataaaaaaataataaattagatatttttgaaattttgaaaagtatatGTATAGTCAATTATCCCAATAAtaatttggcaaaaaaaaaaaaaaccaagtcaAAGTCAAATATGGTTGGTTAGCTGGTGTTGTTTTATGTCTTTCTCATGTGACATTAATTGTACTGTACATGGTTTACACCTTCGTAGACCCGGTGCATCGTGAGccatcagattttttttttttttttggcatttgaaacttttataggctaaataaatatttttataccctatacacaaaaaaatatattttttttgggtttaattGTATGACATTGGCTGTTTTGAAtgattttacaatatttttgtaacgaaataaaatatttcactaTTTGGTGGTATATGTTCTAGATCTTTGTAGCTAGCATGAATATCACTGGGTGATTAAATTCTTgaaatattattagaaaataaaattaaagcttTCGAAGCTCATGCACTATTTATTTCCAAAATTCACTATAGTTAgttaatcataaaaaaaaaagaagatgttGTAATCCTACTACCCTCCATCTAATGGTttaccaccaaaaaaaaaaaaaaaaaaaaaaaaaaaaaaacatgttgtGGGGAAATGAGGATGGGATTTGATGCTAAGGCTAGTTGAAGTAATCATTGTTGCAGAGTAGTGAAGAATCATTAATGTTCACACTAGAGGGAAAAttagttaaaagaaaaagaaaaaaaaaaagtgggcaTGAACTTNAAAAAACATGTTGTGGTtaaaattacgaaaaaaaaaaaaaaggtgttggTAGTTTAGTacgttctatatatttttatatatctgaaataaattaaaataaagagttTAGAGGTTGCTACAGTTAACCTATTCAGATTTAGGTACTTAAACTAGCTTTTCAAATGATTATGAGTTTCGGTAGATATGTTGGCGCAGTTAGAGCAATGTCTAATCACTCAATTAATCCCTTGCGACGCTACTGCGTTAAATTTTTAGGTTGAATCGATTACTTCATATACGTATTCGATCGGGTCAGGTCTAAATCGTGCACCACACACTCATTACAcatcgtatatatatatgagagctACAAATGAATACCTTACCTCCTTTGCGATGCAGGACATAGGGTTGGAACTGCTGGGCATCACAGCAGCAACAAACACAGCAGCAGCCACATTCTGGGGGAACTTCTGCATGGCAAGTGCAATGCTCAGGCCGCCGAGGCTGTGGCCGACGACGATCGCCCTCTCGCGACCGTcgaccgccgccgccatcgcgtCCATCAAGGGCTGCGAATACTCCGCGAACGACCGCAGCTCCTCGATTCTCCTCGGGTCCACTCCGCTGCCCGCGAGGTCGACCGCGGTGACGCGGTGCCCCGCGGAGTTTAGCATGCTAGCTACCTTGTACCAGCACCATGCTCCATGGCACATTCCATGGACTAGGATGAAGTGCCTCATCTTTGTTTCTCTCCGATCCATCTCGTACGATCgacctctctctctatctgcATTTGGATCGATATAAATAATGAGAATTGATATTTTCAGAACTAGTTTTGATACATGACTAGATAATAATGTACCTGCTCCGATAATGTCAAATCAGTTTGAAGGAAAAGGACATGAACCTTGTTCACTGGCCACATGAATAAGCTGATGT encodes the following:
- the LOC109719933 gene encoding probable esterase PIR7A → MDRRETKMRHFILVHGMCHGAWCWYKVASMLNSAGHRVTAVDLAGSGVDPRRIEELRSFAEYSQPLMDAMAAAVDGRERAIVVGHSLGGLSIALAMQKFPQNVAAAVFVAAVMPSSSNPMSCIAKEFGKKGWEKYYMDSKFSISHNHNQIPVSSIAFGPHFMSDKLYQHSPPEDFVLATMLVRPGRLFIEDAMIDEIAAEKSTYELVSRVYVMCKDDKSMTEEFQRWMIERSPGAEVQEIEGADHMVMLSKPKELFDLLMEIASKYY